Proteins from a single region of Pyrus communis chromosome 6, drPyrComm1.1, whole genome shotgun sequence:
- the LOC137736970 gene encoding plasma membrane ATPase 4-like → MGSTDKAISLEEIKNETVDLERIPVEEVFEQLKCSKEGLSSEEGAQRLEIFGPNKLEEKKESKFLKFLGFMWNPLSWVMEAAAIMAIALANGDGQAPDWQDFVGILCLLVINSTISFIEENNAGNAAAALMAGLAPKTKVLRDGKWSEEDAAILVPGDIISIKLGDIVPADARLLEGDPLKIDQSALTGESLPVTKHPGDEVFSGSTCKQGEIEAVVIATGVHTFFGKAAHLVDSTNQVGHFQKVLTAIGNFCICSIAIGMVIEIIVMYPIQHRKYRSGIDNLLVLLIGGIPIAMPTVLSVTMAIGSHRLSQQGAITKRMTAIEEMAGMDVLCSDKTGTLTLNKLSVDKNLIEVFAKGVEKDHVILLAARSSRTENQDAIDAAMVGMLADPKEARAGIREVHFLPFNPVDKRTALTYIDSDGNWHRASKGAPEQILDLCLCKEDFKKKAFTIIDKYAERGLRSLAVARQEVPAKTKESSGGPWQFVGLLPLFDPPRHDSAETIRQALNLGVNVKMITGDQLAIAKETGRRLGMGTNMYPSASLLGQHKDASIAALPIEELIEKADGFAGVFPEHKYEIVKKLQERKHICGMTGDGVNDAPALKKADIGIAVADATDAARGASDIVLTEPGLSVIISAVLTSRAIFQRMKNYTIYAVSITIRIVFGFMFIALIWKFDFSPFMVLIIAILNDGTIMTISKDRVKPSPLPDSWKLKEIFATGIVLGGYLALMTVIFFWLIKETDFFSDSFGVRSIREKPEELMAALYLQVSIVSQALIFVTRSRGFSFMERPGMLLMSAFMIAQLVATLLAVYAKWGFAKIHGVGWGWAGVIWIYSIVFYFPLDFMKFTIRYILSGKAWLNMLENRTAFTTKKDYGKEEREAQWAHAQRTLHGLEAPESSSIFNDKNSYRELSEIAEQAKRRAEIARLRELHTLKGHVESVVKLKGLDIDTIQQHYTV, encoded by the exons ATGGGGAGTACGGACAAGGCTATCAGCCTGGAGGAGATCAAGAACGAGACTGTTGATCTG GAGCGGATTCCGGTCGAGGAAGTGTTTGAACAGTTGAAATGTTCGAAAGAAGGTTTGAGCTCGGAGGAAGGAGCCCAAAGGCTAGAGATTTTTGGTCCCAACAAGCTAGAAGAGAAAAAG GAAAGCAAATTTCTCAAGTTCCTGGGGTTTATGTGGAATCCTCTATCATGGGTCATGGAAGCTGCAGCCATCATGGCAATTGCTCTGGCCAACGGCGATGGGCAGGCGCCAGATTGGCAAGATTTTGTTGGTATTCTCTGCCTGTTGGTCATCAACTCTACCATCAGTTTTATTGAAGAAAACAATGCTGGAAATGCAGCTGCTGCTCTTATGGCTGGTCTTGCTCCTAAGACTAAG GTGCTTAGAGATGGAAAATGGAGTGAGGAGGATGCTGCGATTTTGGTTCCAGGGGACATCATCAGTATCAAATTGGGAGATATCGTCCCAGCTGATGCTCGTCTTCTCGAGGGTGATCCTTTAAAGATCGATCAATCTGCCCTCACAGGAGAATCACTTCCAGTGACCAAGCATCCAGGTGATGAGGTTTTCTCCGGTTCAACTTGCAAGCAGGGTGAAATTGAAGCTGTTGTTATTGCCACCGGTGTCCATACCTTCTTTGGGAAGGCTGCACATCTTGTGGACAGCACTAACCAAGTCGGACACTTCCAGAAGGTGCTCACTGCCATCGGGAACTTCTGTATCTGTTCCATTGCCATTGGAATGGTGATTGAAATCATAGTCATGTACCCAATTCAGCACCGCAAGTACAGGAGTGGAATTGACAATCTCTTGGTGCTCTTGATTGGAGGCATTCCCATTGCCATGCCCACTGTCTTGTCCGTGACAATGGCTATTGGTTCTCACAGGCTATCTCAGCAGGGTGCCATCACCAAGAGgatgactgccattgaggaaatGGCGGGTATGGATGTGCTTTGCAGTGATAAGACAGGAACACTAACTCTTAACAAGCTTAGTGTCGATAAAAACTTGATTGAGGTGTTTGCAAAGGGTGTGGAGAAAGATCATGTCATTCTTCTAGCTGCAAGGTCATCCAGAACTGAAAACCAGGATGCCATTGATGCTGCTATGGTTGGAATGCTTGCCGACCCAAAGGAG GCCCGAGCTGGTATTAGAGAGGTGCACTTCTTACCATTTAATCCCGTCGACAAGAGAACTGCTTTGACTTACATTGATTCCGATGGAAACTGGCATAGAGCAAGCAAAGGTGCCCCTGAGCAG ATTTTGGACCTCTGCCTCTGCAAAGAAGATTTCAAGAAGAAGGCTTTTACCATTATTGACAAATATGCTGAACGTGGGCTTCGGTCATTGGCTGTTGCTAGACAG GAAGTGCCtgcgaaaacaaaagaaagttcTGGTGGTCCATGGCAGTTCGTTGGATTGTTGCCTCTTTTCGACCCTCCAAGACATGATAGTGCAGAAACCATCCGCCAGGCTCTTAACCTTGGTGTAAATGTTAAGATGATTACTG GCGATCAACTTGCCATTGCCAAGGAAACTGGTCGGAGACTTGGAATGGGAACAAACATGTACCCATCTGCTTCCTTACTTGGTCAACACAAGGATGCAAGCATCGCTGCCCTTCCTATTGAAGAGTTAATTGAGAAGGCTGACGGGTTCGCTGGAGTGTTTCCAG AGCACAAATACGAAATTGTGAAGAAGTTGCAGGAAAGAAAGCACATTTGTGGAATGACTGGAGATGGTGTCAATGATGCCCCTGCACTGAAGAAGGCAGATATCGGAATTGCTGTTGCTGATGCTACAGATGCTGCACGAGGTGCTTCCGACATTGTTCTTACAGAACCCGGATTGAGTGTCATCATTAGTGCAGTGTTGACCAGTAGAGCTATTTTCCAGAGAATGAAGAATTACACT ATCTATGCAGTTTCTATCACCATTCGTATTGTG TTCGGTTTCATGTTCATTGCTCTCATATGGAAGTTCGACTTCTCACCCTTCATGGTTTTGATTATTGCCATATTGAACGATG GCACAATTATGACAATCTCAAAGGATAGAGTAAAGCCATCTCCCCTGCCTGATAGCtggaaattgaaagagattTTTGCTACTGGGATTGTGCTTGGAGGTTACTTGGCACTGATGACTGTTATCTTCTTCTGGTTAATCAAAGAAACCGACTTCTTCTCT GACTCATTTGGTGTAAGATCCATAAGGGAGAAACCTGAGGAACTAATGGCTGCCTTGTACCTGCAAGTGAGTATTGTGAGCCAGGCCCTCATTTTTGTGACTCGATCCCGTGGCTTCTCCTTTATGGAACGACCTGGAATGCTTCTAATGAGTGCTTTCATGATCGCGCAACTG GTTGCAACTTTGCTAGCAGTATATGCCAAATGGGGTTTCGCAAAAATACACGGAGTTGGTTGGGGATGGGCTGGTGTCATCTGGATCTACAGCATTGTATTCTATTTCCCACTAGACTTTATGAAATTCACCATTCGGTATATCTTGAGTGGAAAGGCGTGGCTCAACATGCTAGAGAACAGG ACTGCCTTTACCACCAAGAAAGATtatggaaaagaagaaagagaagctCAATGGGCTCATGCTCAAAGGACACTTCACGGTCTCGAAGCACCGGAATCTTCTAGTATCTTCAATGACAAGAACAGCTACAGAGAGCTGTCTGAGATTGCTGAGCAGGCCAAGAGACGAGCCGAAATTGCAAG ACTTCGGGAGCTTCACACTCTCAAGGGACATGTGGAATCAGTGGTGAAGCTGAAGGGCCTGGACATTGACACAATCCAGCAGCATTATACGGTGTGA